In the Chlorobium limicola DSM 245 genome, one interval contains:
- a CDS encoding ATP-binding protein codes for MYARVSVRLGVVFGLIIFFTVALSYFSQGKLINELLLKGIRQELYRELRMNRLLLEKQPSDWQESATADLWTDRLGEILKIRVTLITPGGKVIGDSYIPFSALDLLENHRNRPEVQAALKTGYGEHIRYSATVRENMLYMAVPIGNPQIYAVLRFAKPVQAIGALESEVRKGIEAGLFWALLFSLFVGVLTAFFLARPLQRLAEAAEKRLHGDFSGVIPVHRDDEIGKLARVINFMSDEIKKKQRQEEWYRAVFSGIREAILVTNAAGEIVLVNPAASRMFRIDGAMLMFRPIRKLSDRRLQEIIDGVHENKTALLKEEVSLATSKGTRILQISSMPVMKNSRSDGTVFVFNDITRLRNLERIRRDFVSSVSHELRTPLTSIKGYTETLLEGAMHDPEHATAFLQIILKESEQLTALVNDVLDLSRIESGKIEYHFAPVDLCRVIEKTVEMLTPAIEKKQIRLERHYQDDIPEVTADAGYLEIVVRNLLDNAVKYVDDRNGRVRISVFRTGMDVRMEIEDNGIGIAPADLDRIFERFYRVDKARSRTLGGTGLGLAIVKHIVIGHKGHIEVRSRINQGSVFSITLPAVSV; via the coding sequence ATGTACGCAAGAGTATCGGTCAGGCTCGGAGTAGTGTTTGGCCTGATAATCTTTTTTACTGTTGCCCTCAGCTATTTTTCCCAGGGAAAGCTCATCAATGAACTGCTGCTCAAGGGTATCCGGCAGGAGCTTTATCGAGAACTCCGGATGAATCGGTTACTGCTTGAAAAACAGCCATCCGACTGGCAGGAAAGTGCTACAGCCGATCTCTGGACAGACAGGCTCGGCGAGATACTAAAGATCAGGGTGACGCTCATCACTCCCGGAGGAAAGGTGATCGGCGACTCGTACATTCCCTTTTCGGCTCTCGACCTCCTTGAAAACCACAGGAACAGGCCGGAAGTGCAGGCGGCGCTGAAAACCGGTTACGGCGAACACATCCGTTACAGTGCGACCGTCAGGGAAAACATGCTCTATATGGCGGTTCCGATCGGCAATCCGCAGATTTACGCGGTTCTGCGATTTGCCAAACCGGTACAGGCGATCGGGGCACTGGAGTCGGAAGTTCGAAAAGGCATAGAGGCAGGCCTTTTCTGGGCGCTGCTTTTTTCCCTGTTTGTCGGGGTGCTGACGGCGTTTTTTCTTGCCAGACCTCTTCAGCGACTTGCCGAAGCGGCTGAAAAGCGGCTTCATGGCGACTTCAGCGGGGTTATACCGGTTCATCGTGACGACGAGATAGGCAAGCTTGCCCGGGTCATTAATTTCATGTCCGATGAAATCAAAAAAAAGCAGCGTCAGGAAGAGTGGTATCGGGCTGTTTTTTCCGGTATTCGCGAGGCTATTCTTGTTACCAATGCCGCCGGCGAGATTGTGCTTGTCAACCCTGCCGCATCGCGCATGTTCCGCATCGATGGCGCGATGCTTATGTTCAGACCCATCAGGAAACTGTCGGACAGACGCCTTCAGGAGATTATCGATGGGGTTCATGAAAACAAGACTGCGCTGCTCAAGGAAGAGGTGAGCCTTGCGACGTCAAAAGGCACCAGAATTCTGCAGATCAGTTCGATGCCGGTAATGAAGAACAGCCGTTCGGACGGAACGGTCTTTGTATTCAATGATATCACCCGGCTGAGAAACCTTGAGCGAATCAGGCGTGATTTTGTTTCAAGCGTTTCCCATGAGCTTCGAACACCCCTCACCAGTATCAAAGGGTATACGGAAACCCTCCTTGAGGGAGCCATGCACGATCCCGAGCATGCTACCGCGTTTCTGCAGATCATACTCAAGGAGAGCGAACAGTTGACCGCACTCGTCAATGATGTGCTCGATTTATCAAGAATCGAATCGGGAAAAATCGAATATCATTTCGCACCGGTAGATCTCTGCCGCGTGATTGAAAAAACCGTCGAAATGCTTACTCCGGCGATTGAAAAAAAACAGATCCGCCTTGAGCGCCACTATCAGGATGATATCCCTGAAGTTACAGCAGATGCGGGCTATCTTGAAATTGTCGTACGAAACCTTCTCGATAACGCAGTAAAGTATGTCGATGACCGGAACGGGCGGGTGAGGATTTCAGTGTTTCGTACAGGAATGGATGTGCGCATGGAGATTGAAGATAACGGCATAGGTATCGCTCCCGCCGATCTTGACCGTATTTTTGAGAGGTTCTACCGGGTTGACAAGGCCCGATCGAGAACCCTTGGCGGCACCGGGTTGGGGCTTGCCATCGTCAAGCATATCGTCATCGGTCATAAAGGACACATTGAAGTCCGTTCAAGGATCAACCAGGGGTCCGTATTCAGCATAACTCTCCCTGCCGTATCGGTATAA
- a CDS encoding mechanosensitive ion channel family protein, with amino-acid sequence MKGIRFYFEQQGFSTAHAEQLTTLLLLLVAIILVTVTGIVARKLLLKVVTLFARKTATDLDDLLLKHRVFASIAHMVPPILFYNVAHVVFLFYPDIILPVQAFLTIYLTIVVIFAILGSLDALLENYNEHPVSARLPLKSFIQVLKTIVISSGAVIVISRLLGTSPLVFFSGLGAFTAVIILIFKDSILGFVAGIQLTANNLVKAGDWIEMPKYGADGEVIDISLVTVSVQNGDKTITVIPAYALISEGFRNWRGMSESGARRIMRSINIDMRSVQFCDEAMIEKLRGIFLLRDYLDAKIRELDDYNRRFACDTTVPVNGRRLTNFGTFRAYVIAYLRSHPKINSDMTFLVRHLQPAENGIPLQLYVFCNDIDLANYEDVQADIIDHLLAVLPFFELRVFQNPSGSDIAEAASAIGDLQQALKPHP; translated from the coding sequence ATGAAGGGTATCCGTTTCTATTTCGAGCAGCAGGGATTCAGTACTGCTCATGCAGAGCAGCTCACAACACTGCTGTTGTTGCTTGTGGCCATCATTCTTGTGACCGTTACAGGGATAGTTGCCCGAAAGCTGCTGCTTAAGGTGGTAACGCTCTTTGCCCGGAAAACGGCTACCGATCTCGATGATCTTCTGCTGAAACATCGGGTATTCGCCTCGATCGCCCATATGGTGCCTCCGATTCTGTTCTATAATGTCGCTCATGTCGTCTTCCTCTTCTATCCTGACATTATTCTGCCGGTGCAGGCGTTTCTTACGATCTATCTTACCATCGTTGTTATTTTTGCCATACTCGGCTCGCTCGATGCCCTGCTTGAGAACTACAACGAGCATCCGGTTTCCGCACGGCTTCCGCTCAAGAGCTTTATCCAGGTACTGAAAACCATCGTCATCAGTTCGGGAGCTGTTATCGTGATATCGAGGCTGCTCGGAACCTCTCCTCTGGTGTTCTTCAGTGGTCTCGGTGCCTTCACCGCAGTGATCATTCTCATTTTCAAGGATTCGATACTCGGTTTCGTCGCCGGTATCCAGCTTACCGCGAACAACCTCGTGAAAGCAGGCGACTGGATCGAAATGCCGAAATATGGTGCCGATGGAGAGGTTATCGACATTTCGCTTGTCACGGTTTCCGTGCAGAACGGAGACAAGACAATCACGGTCATACCGGCTTACGCGCTGATTTCAGAGGGGTTCAGGAACTGGCGCGGCATGAGCGAGTCCGGTGCGCGCAGGATCATGCGTTCGATCAACATCGACATGCGAAGCGTGCAATTCTGCGATGAAGCCATGATTGAGAAACTGCGCGGCATTTTTCTGCTTCGAGATTATCTCGATGCCAAAATTCGGGAACTGGACGACTATAACCGACGATTTGCCTGCGATACAACCGTTCCGGTCAACGGTCGCCGTCTGACCAATTTCGGAACTTTTCGGGCCTACGTAATCGCCTATCTCCGCAGCCACCCCAAGATCAACAGCGACATGACCTTTCTGGTACGTCACCTGCAGCCTGCTGAAAATGGCATACCGCTTCAGCTTTATGTATTCTGTAACGATATAGACCTGGCAAATTACGAGGATGTTCAGGCCGACATCATCGATCACCTGCTTGCGGTGCTGCCATTCTTCGAACTCCGGGTTTTCCAGAACCCGTCAGGCTCCGATATCGCTGAAGCTGCCAGCGCTATCGGAGAT
- a CDS encoding response regulator transcription factor — translation MQDPLLLVVEDDQNLAKLLGYNLERAGYKYHISETGEDALDQLLKRSFDLILLDIMLPGIDGFEVCRRIRQHQMLKDLPIIMLTAKGEEIDKVLGFELGIDDYVVKPFSPRELNLRIRAILKRDRRQRAGLQEVLSAGGLDVDITRHQITLDGKGVILTLMEFKLLVALLKRKGQAQSREALLSDVWDVDKTINTRTIDTHITRLREKLGETGKMIKTVRGLGYKFDEPGEVD, via the coding sequence ATGCAGGATCCCCTGCTTCTTGTGGTCGAAGACGATCAGAACCTTGCGAAACTGCTCGGTTACAATCTTGAACGAGCCGGATACAAGTATCATATTTCAGAAACGGGAGAGGACGCCCTCGATCAGCTGCTGAAAAGGAGTTTTGATCTTATTCTGCTCGATATCATGCTGCCCGGCATTGACGGATTTGAAGTGTGCCGGCGGATACGGCAGCATCAGATGCTCAAGGATCTTCCCATTATCATGCTGACGGCCAAAGGCGAGGAGATAGACAAGGTTCTCGGTTTTGAACTCGGTATTGACGATTACGTCGTCAAGCCGTTCAGTCCCCGTGAGCTGAACCTGAGAATTCGCGCCATTCTTAAGCGTGATCGCCGCCAGCGGGCAGGTTTACAGGAGGTACTCAGCGCTGGAGGTCTCGACGTCGATATTACGCGTCATCAGATCACCCTCGACGGCAAAGGGGTGATTTTGACTCTCATGGAGTTCAAGCTGCTTGTCGCGCTGCTTAAGCGCAAGGGGCAGGCTCAGTCAAGAGAGGCTCTCCTGAGCGATGTCTGGGATGTCGATAAAACCATTAATACCAGGACTATCGATACCCATATTACGAGGCTTCGCGAAAAGCTTGGTGAAACCGGAAAAATGATCAAGACAGTCAGAGGTCTGGGTTACAAGTTCGATGAGCCCGGAGAGGTCGATTGA